GCCCGTGCTCGCGCCAGTTGCGCTGAGACCACAACTTCAGCACGGTCATTAAAGGTAACCAGCGCAAAACTCTCGTGATCGCCCAGCAGATCGAGGATTTGCATCGCTGCCTGCTTGACCTGCTGGAGACGCTCACCGCGCATTGATGAGCTGCGGTCGATGACCAGACACAGGTTGAGCGGCAGGCGCGGCATTTTGGTCGCACCGCTCTGCGCCGATAGCTCGACAAGGGCATAAAGCAACTGCGGCTCTTGACTGGCCGGTAAGACACTTCGACTGGGCGTGATGCGCAGGTCAACCTTACTCATAGCTATGCCTCATCGAGCGGCAACGAAACAACCACCGCCGAAATATTATCGTCGCCGCCGGCCAGATTGGCCAGCGCGATCAACTCTCGACAGACATCATGCGGCCAGGGACTATGACGCAGCGCTTGCTCGATAGCCTTTTCCTCAACCAGACTCCACAGACCATCACTACAGAGAACCAGATGCGAGCAGTTGGTCAACTGGTGGTAGACAAAATCCACTGCTATCTGCGGTTGTTGCCCGACGGTACGGTAAAGCTGATTACGCAGGGGATGATCACGCGCCTCTTCCGGGTCGAGCTGTCCTAATGCAATCAGACGCCCCACCGTCGAGTGATCAGTTGTAAGCAGACGTAATCCACCCGGTTCGTACACATAGCACCGAGAGTCACCTACATGGGCGATGTACAGGCCGTTCCCAATCACCAGAGCGGCGGTACAGGTGGTACCCATATCGGAACCGGTCGCCTGGGCTTCCCGCCAGATCGCCGCGTTTGCCTCCTGCACGGCCTCAATCATCAACGGCTGCAACGCTTCGATCAAACCATCCTCAATCACTGGCAACACCAGCCGCTCAAGCACGCTGGTGAGCACCGTCTGCACTGCCAGCCGGCTGGCTACCTCACCACCCTGATGGCCTCCCATACCATCAGCGACGATGAATAGACCTATAGCAACATCACTCCCCTCACGGGGAAGGGTCATAATCGTAGCCAGAGCACAGTCCTGATTTGCTTCACGCACACGCCCAATGTCACGTAATGCAGCAGCGGCAAAACCCTGCGCTGAACGGCGTAGCGTCAGGGCTGGCTGATAATCCTGCCCGATCTTGCGGGTGCCATCTTCTTCTGGCGGCGTCAGGCGCTGCAGTCGTTCGCGCTCAGCTTCAATGTCGGCCTGACTTAACGGTTCGGTCGGCGTTTCGTCCGCTGCAGGAGTTGTTTCATCCGACATAAGCCCCAATTCCCTTCGCTCTATCGAACTTACGCTTTCAAAGCGTAGAGATGATGATCCATGGAACCGATGTAGACAATGCCATTGACAATCATCGGGGTTGAGACAATCGCCCCTTCGGTTGGATATTTCCAGATCAACTGCCCACTACCGGCATCAAGGCAATAGACAGCCTGATCAACCGCACCGAAATAGAGCCGACCACCTTCTACCCGTGGTGAGGATGTGATCTGACTGCCAACTTCATACTTCCAGACCAGGCGGCCATTTTTGGTATCAAGCGCGTACATCACGCCATCGACACCACCCACAAAGACCCGCGTCCCAACCACAAAGGGTGATGAGTTGATGTAATGGCCGGTACGGAAGCGCCAGGCCGGCCAGCCACCTTCGGCATCGAGGGCGTACAGGTTCTGATCAAGTGAACCGACAAAGACCAGGCCATCACTGTACGCCGGCGACGAACGTACCGGCTGTTGCGTCCGCTGTTTCCATTTCACCGAACCGGTACGGCTATCAAGACAGTAGACATTCCCGTCGTCACCGCCGATAAAGACAGAAGAGCCATTGATACAGGCAGACGAGCGAATGGGGTTCCAGGTGCGGTATTTCCAGATCAACGTACCACGCAGACCATCAATGGCATAGACATGCTGATCATCGGAGCCAACAAAGATCACCCGATCATCAATTCGGGGTGACGAGCGGATCGCCTTGCCAGTCCGAAACGTCCAACGCACGCCACCGCGCCGCATATCGAGGGCGTAAAGCGTACCGTCTTCTGAGCCGATATACACCATATCCTGCCAGACTGCCGGCGACGAACTGATCCCACCCTCGGTCGCATATTTCCAGCGAAACTCGCCCCGTGTTGCATCAAGCGCGTAAACGTTGGTATCGTAACAGCCGACAAATACTAAACCGCCGCTGACAAAGGGCGACGAACGCACTTCATCTTCAAACTTAAACCGCCAGACCAACTCGGTGGTCTGCGCACCCTTGAGAACTGCCGGCGCTGATACCGTTGGCTTAGCCGTACCGGCCCCGGCCAGTGAAGGCACCGTCAACAACGCCTGGCGAAACTCTTCGGCACTCTGCCAGCGCGCTGCCATATCATACTCAAGCGCACGAGCCACTACCGCTTCCATCTCTGGTGAAACGGTTGGGTTGATCTGACGGATCGGGCGTTCTTGAAACGTAAAGGGTGTCTCGAGACGCGGATCGGTATTCGTCAACAAGTGGTGCAGAGTGGCTCCCAGCGCATAAATATCACCAACCGGCTCAGCAACTCCACGGTACTGCTCAGGCGGTGAATAGCCCTCGGTGCCGATCATTGTGCCTTTGCGGTCACCCCGATTAAGATTACGTGCAATCCCAAAGTCAATCAACACAATCCGATCATCGCCGACTACCATCACATTGGATGGCTTCATATCACGGAAGACAATCGGTTCCGGTTTATGATTATGTAAATACGAGAGCACATCACAGATTTGCAGTGCCCAGCGTGCGACCCGCGCTTCATCAAGCGGTTTACCGTGCTCCTCCAGCACCGTCTCCAGGTCTTTCCCCGGAATAAATTCCAGCACGAGGTAGACTTTGCCATTCTCTTCAAAAAAGTCATAGACCTTGGGAATGGCCGGATGTTGCAGGGTCGCCAGCAAACCAGCTTCACGCTGAAAGTTCTTCAGGTTCAGCAGACGAGTCTGCGAATCGGGGGCGCTTTGCGCCATCTCTTTGATTGCGCAATAGCGGACGACATCCTTAAAGCGCAGGTCGCGCCCGCGATACACCACGCTCATACCACCAATCCCAACTGGAGCCTCAACCTGATAACGCCCCTGCAACAGTGTACCGGGGCTGAGCATTGTCGGTATAGCCGGTGCCGACTGGCTGGCCGGTCGGGCTTCAATCTGGCGTGTGCCCTCATCTGCCGCCGCGGGGTGAGCAGCAGGGCTGATCTGGCGCGTCCCCTCCTCAGCAGGAGCGCCGGTATCGGCAGGTTGGGCATTGATAGCTTTAGTACCGACCCGTTTGATCAAACCCATGAATCACCTCACCCGATAGTAGTGCATGCGATTACTGTAACGTTATTGCAATCGTTTCTCTATTATAGAAGGTGTTGGTAGCTTCAGCAACCGCTATCAGGCACGAAATTGACATGCGATGCAAGATAGTTTTCGGCGCTGCACGTCGCCTATACCTTTACCCATCCGCGCACCCGCTCCAGGGCCTTCTGCCACCGCTCGTAGTGCGCAGATCGCTCAGCAGGTGAAAGGCGCGGCACAAAACGCCGGACATGCTCGTCAATCAAGGGTGGTAGCGATTCTTGCGCCCAGACCCCAGCCCCAATCCCGGCCAGCAACGCCACGCCGCGTGCCGTCGTCTCGGTATCAGCCGCTCGCACCAGGGGAACCCCGCTCAGATCGGCTTGAATCTGACAGGCCAGATCACTGGCAGCCAGCCCCCCCCCTACGCGCAACTCTTCTACGCTAATCCCGGCTTCGGCCCGCATCGTCGCCAGAATGTCAACCAATTGAAAGCCGATGGCTTCGTAGAATGCCCTGGCGATATGACCGACATCCACCCCCAACGCCAGCCCGAAGATAGCACCACGAGCACTCCGGTCTTCACTGGGTACGCCTAACCCATTCAGTGCCGGCACAAACACGACCCCACCACTATCCGAAACCCGGGCAGCGTGACGGTCGAGATCGGTCACCCGCCGCACCAGACCAAGCTCACGTAGCCAGTTCGCAGCCGCGCCGGTCGTGGTCATATCGGCTTCGAGGGCATAGGTTGCCACACCTGCAATCTCCCAGGCCAGGTAGGTCTTACAGATGCCCTGGGGCGGTGGTGAAGAACCAATCACCGCATTCACAAATGATGCTGTCCCGTGCGTCGCCACTGCCTGGCCAGGTGCACGACAATCATAACCAAACAGCGCCGATTGTTGATCGGTAATCATTGCCAGCACCGGCACCATCGCTCCATCCACGGCCAGATCGCCAAAATGATGGATGGTTGGACGGGCAACCGGTAACGCTGCGCGCGGCAGATTCAAGGCGTCAATCCATTCATCCCACAGCGCACGTCGGCGCGGATCGTAGACTGTCATGGCCTGCAACAGCGAATGATCAAGCGCATGCTCGCAGGGCTGACCAAGCGCCTGCACGATCCAACCCGCGGCCAGCGACACGCGCAACACCCCACGTTCAGCAGCGCGACGAAAGGCTGCATCGTGTTGCATCCGCCAGGCCATATGCATTGCCCCGGCATACGCACCGGGAAACTGACCCAACCGCTCGCGGCGCTGCGGCCCTAACGGGGTCTGTTCTAACGCTGCAACCATTGGCGCCGTGCGCAGGTCTTGCCAGGTAATGGCATTCCCAATTGGTCGGCCACTGATTGCGTGCCAGGCAAAGACTGTATCGCGTTGTGAGGTGATCCCGCAGGCCAGCAGTTCGTTCCCCCGCACACCGGCCCGCCCTAACGCTTCCTGAATTGCTTCAGCAACACTGCGGGCAATCGCTGCCGGACGCTGCTCGACCCACCCCGGTTGTGGATACACGCGCCCCACAGGCCGATAGCCATAACCACGCACCTGGCCATCGGGATCGTAAATCACCGCCCGACTGCCACTACCACCCTGATCAATCGCGAGAAGATAGCGCTTACTCACAGACTGGCCTCATCTATCGCAAGAACACATGGGGAGTATTATAGCAAGATACACTAAGCTCACGGTTAAGCGCACCTTGCCCTATCCACTTACCACATCACACGCGCTTTTTCAGCCCTGCTACCTTCTTTCATGGTATCATCCTCGTAACACACCAAGTAGCAGGAGAGGAGGCATCTGGATGCCAGGCCCATTTCCCGGTATGGACCCCTATCTGGAACGGCCAGACCTCTGGCCTGACGTGCACCAGCGGCTGATTACATATATTGCTGACACACTTCAGCCCCAGCTTCGCCCGCGCTACCACGCCCGTATCGGGGAACGGCTGTACGTCATTCCACCCCAACGGTCGGTGTACCAGGACGTGACCGTGACTCAACGACAGCCGGTGTCAATCCCGACAACGAGTGGCGGAACTGCGGTGCTGGTAGCCGACACCCCGCTGGTAATTATTGCACCCGCAGAACCTATCCGCGAGCCGTTTATCGAGCTTATTGACCTTGCTCAGGGTGGGCAAGTGGTTACCGTCATCGAAATACTCAGTCCGGCAAACAAGACCGCCGGTGAAGGGCACGATGTGTGCCAACGCAAGCAAGCTGAAGTCCTCGCCAGTGATACGCATCTCGTGGAGGTCGACTTGCTTCGCCAGGGGATGTATACCGTCGCTGTTCCGCTACCCTATCTGACCCCATTTCGGCCCTGGCACTATGTGGTCAGTGTCAGTCGGGCCGGACATCGTGGCCGGTTTGAGGTTTACTTACGCACAATCCGCCAGCGCTTGCCCCGGATTGCGATTCCCCTGCGCCCACCAGACCCCGATGTTGTGCTAGACCTTCAGGCAGTCTTTGATCGCTGTTACGACCACGGCGCGTATGCTGATCTGATCGATTACCGTGCCAATCCCGACATCGCACTGCCTGCCGACGAGGTGGGCTGGGTGGATGAATATTTGCGCCAGCAAGGGCTGCGTGAAGGGGCGGTGTGACGATACGCTGACCAATTGGAGAACCCTTGCAACACTGCGTAGCAGTATGAACGGCAGCGCCTCGCTCAGGCATACCACAAATATGGAGCTTTCAATAGGTCTCCTGGTGAGCGAAGGATGGCATGAGGTCGGCAATTGCGTTCACCACCTGCACGAGTGTTCGACCGCGACCACGCACCTTAGCCGCAGCCAGACGATCTGGGGGTAGCATTGCCGTCAGGCTGGCATTAAGGGCTTCAGCCCGCTCGCGAAACGCCTGATCGAGAGCCGGGTGGTGTAGCGGTAATTGCAAAAGTTCGACAGCCTGTTCAGCCCGATCTTCCGCGGCCAGTACCGCAGCAACACGATAAATCTGAATAAGCATGTACGGAACTGCCCAGCTTGTCAGCAACAGCTTTAATGCAGCGCAATAGTAGCTTTTAGCATCCTGATAGTTGCCGAGGGTGAATGCAACATCACCGAGATTCCCCAAGGGCAAATGCATCCCCCAGCGTTCACCAATCTCGGAGAAGAGTTGCAGACTTTGCCGGTAATAGTGACATGCTTCGGTATACCGTTGCTGCATTTCGGTCACGATGCCAAGTAAGTTGAGTGTGAGTGCCGACTCACGCCGATTGCCAATCTCCTGCGAGAGTGCCAGACTCTCGTGAAGCAGACCTTCTGCCTCTGCATATTGAGCCAGACCTTCGGCGACACTGGCAATAGAACGGAGTGCCGTTGTCATGCCAGATCGATCATTGAGCAACCGGTAACGATCAAGGCTTGCCTGATACATTATTTTGGCCGCTGTATAATCACCCTGCCGTTCTTTCACCAGACCCAGGTACGCCATTGCGTGAGCAATGTCTAACGCCGTCTCTCTTGTTCCATCTGGAACATCGTGCAACAATGTCAGGCTCTGTTCAAGCAGACGATCTGCTTCTGCATATTGCCCCAAATGTAACGCAAAATCTCCCATACAGACCAGTAACCGTCCCCGTAGGTTTTGCCAGGCTGATGTATCAGGCCACTGGTGTGAGCTATCGAGTGCTCTGGCAAAGAGTTCTTTACCTTCTTGAAAGTAATTGCGATACTTGTAGAAGAGATGAAGGCTGCGTGCCGCCTGGGCCAAATCATCCCGTCTGGCAGTCTGAATTGCCCACTCCCAGGCAACCTGGATGTTTGGACGTTCGGCATCCAGGGTTGTTAGCGCAGTAGACTGATGATCACCGCGCAAATGTGTTTCGTGAGCTGCCAATAGCTCGCTGTAGTACGAGCAATGGCGATCACGGGCTACTCGCTCGATAGTGGGCATCGCTGCTACCTGTTCAGCAGCCAGATGGCGCACCAGCGTGTGCAGTGTATAGCGTCCTGGGGCTACGACCTGCACCAGCGATTTGTGAACCAGAGCAACCAGATCCGCCAGCGAAGCCTGCGTCACCCTTAACGCCGCCTCGCGACTCCACGTGCCCTGAAAGACAGCAAGCTGCGCTAATGTCGTCTGCTCACCGGGTGAAAGTAGACGCCAGGAATAGATAAACGTTGCGCGCACACTGCGATGACGTTCGGGAAAATCCTGGAAAGTAGTGGCAAGCATATCGACGTTTGTGGCAATAGCAGCAGCAATCTCCATCGGTGTGAATTGCTCTACCCACGAAGCTGCCAGTTCAATCCCCAACGGTAATCCTTCAAGCAGACGACAAATCTGAACAATCGCAGCAAGGTTTGCTTCATTGAGCGTAAATGCCGGCCAAACCCGGCACGCACGCGCTACAAACAGTTTTACACTATCGAATGTATCGCTATCTAATGCATCCGCTGCCGGAACCGGTAAACCTGTTAGCTGGAGGATACGTTCAGACTGAAAATGCAGCCGCTCACGCGAAGTCACCAGTATAGTCACTCGTGGTGCCGACTGGACGATTGCCCATAACAGCTCGGTTGCCGGTAACAAGTGCTCAAAGTTATCGAGCCAGATCAATATTTCGCGCCCTGACAGGTAGTTTAACAATTGCGTGCATGGGTCAGTCTTCCCGTGCAATGTGAGACCGATGCTCCCTGCAATAGTTGTGGCCAGCAATTCGCGTAGCGTATCGGTTTCAACCACCCTTGCATCTGTTCCAATCCCAACCAGAGGAACAAACCAGACCCCATCACGAAAATGTTGCACGACCATTCGTGCCGCAGCAAGGGCCAGCCGCGACTTCCCAACCCCACCCTCGCCAACGAGTACAATCAGTCGCTCGTCAGGCGCCAGCAACCACTGCCGGAGATGATCTAGTTCAAGTTGACGACCGATCAATGGGGTTTGTACCACCGGCAGATTATGCCTGTTTGGGGAGCTGAAATCAGTGTTTTCCCTTGCTTCCCCTGTCACACCAGACGGTTTGAGGTCACCGGTGCGAATTGACTCGGCCAGAAGCACCGTTTCAATCGCCGGTTCGACACCTAAGTCCTGAGCCAGAACCTGACGACAATGCTCATATTGGCTCAAGGCGGCACTGCGATGACCTGCCAGCGCCTGGGCTAACATTACCTGGCGATGCGCATTTTCATTCAACGGATCCAGTTCTATCTGACGCCATGCGTAGCGATATGCCTGGTCATACGCTGCCTGGCGCAGATAAAATGTGGTCAGATCGTCCAGTGCGTCCAGAACCTGATGGCGCAACCACTCCCGTTTGAGCAGAATCCACTCTTCAACAGCAAAGCTGTCACCGACGAACATTTCACTGAGAAAATCGCCACGGTAGCATGCCACGGCCTCGGCCAGATGCATCACACAAATTGGACAATCGGCGCGATCAGCGTGCGGGTGGCGCTCGCAAACTGCGAGCAGGTCGGTCAATGCGACGACATCGATCCAGACATCAGCACGTGCGTTGAAGCGAACAGTGCCTGAGTCGACCTGAATATACTCAGTGCCATCAACATTCAGCAGTTTACGCAAGGCGAAGAGCGCTTGACGCAGATTAAGGCGGGCTGCCGTTTCGGGATGATCCGGCCAGAACATGCCGGCCAGGACGGAGCGGTCATGAGGGTGATGAGCTTCTACAGACAGGTAGGCCAGTAAGGCTCGATTTTTCACCGAACGAAAAGCCGTCACTTCCTGGTCATCAAGCCTGACCTGCATTGAGCCAAGTAGAGAGATGGAGAGGCGTTTCATAGCGACATTATATCAGGCCACACGTCCGTTTGAAAGAGCGCTAACGATCCGTTAACGGTACCTCTGCATGATGATGGCACTGGTGGAGTCTGGCGGAGTGGAATCGGATTATTGTCTTGCAGGGAGCTTCCCAATGATTCATGTTTCCAAAGTGCGGTTTGGGTATCAGTCCTATCTGTTACGTCTGTGGCGGAGCAACCACAACGAACCCTGGCAAATCAGCATTCAATGTGTCCAGACCGCAGCGGAATGGCACTTCACTTCTCCAGAAGCCTTCTTCCATTTTCTCCTGAGCTGCATGGAAAGCGATGGCGAAAGTGGAAGCAATCGTGATTGATCTACGTCCACTACCACAACACCCTAACACAGGAGGTATTCCATGAAATGCCGACAACTTGCAGTCTCCCGTCTAAATATCATGATCATTCTGGCAAGCACTCTCATAGGTATTACCATCCTGATCCTACTCATCCCAGGAGCTGCCGCGCAATCACCGCAAGGAACACCACTTTCGTGCAGTGATAGTCCGTTTGGCCGAGTGGTGGAATTGGGGAAAGAACGCGAGATCTTTGTCAGTTTTAAGGGAAGTCCCGATTTTCGCGGAACCAGCAATGGGCTAAATGCCTCTCTCAACAACCTCGGCGAGCCTCAGCAACCAGGAAATATCCAGCTTATCGAAGAAGGTCTTTTCGCCAATGATGCCCAGAATCGCTACAACATCTCCTGGCTGGCTGCCACTGCTGCCGATCTCAATGGTGATGGTAAAGTGGAGTTTGTGCAGGGTTTTACTGATGCT
This genomic window from Chloroflexus aurantiacus J-10-fl contains:
- a CDS encoding PP2C family protein-serine/threonine phosphatase; amino-acid sequence: MSDETTPAADETPTEPLSQADIEAERERLQRLTPPEEDGTRKIGQDYQPALTLRRSAQGFAAAALRDIGRVREANQDCALATIMTLPREGSDVAIGLFIVADGMGGHQGGEVASRLAVQTVLTSVLERLVLPVIEDGLIEALQPLMIEAVQEANAAIWREAQATGSDMGTTCTAALVIGNGLYIAHVGDSRCYVYEPGGLRLLTTDHSTVGRLIALGQLDPEEARDHPLRNQLYRTVGQQPQIAVDFVYHQLTNCSHLVLCSDGLWSLVEEKAIEQALRHSPWPHDVCRELIALANLAGGDDNISAVVVSLPLDEA
- a CDS encoding PQQ-binding-like beta-propeller repeat protein; amino-acid sequence: MGLIKRVGTKAINAQPADTGAPAEEGTRQISPAAHPAAADEGTRQIEARPASQSAPAIPTMLSPGTLLQGRYQVEAPVGIGGMSVVYRGRDLRFKDVVRYCAIKEMAQSAPDSQTRLLNLKNFQREAGLLATLQHPAIPKVYDFFEENGKVYLVLEFIPGKDLETVLEEHGKPLDEARVARWALQICDVLSYLHNHKPEPIVFRDMKPSNVMVVGDDRIVLIDFGIARNLNRGDRKGTMIGTEGYSPPEQYRGVAEPVGDIYALGATLHHLLTNTDPRLETPFTFQERPIRQINPTVSPEMEAVVARALEYDMAARWQSAEEFRQALLTVPSLAGAGTAKPTVSAPAVLKGAQTTELVWRFKFEDEVRSSPFVSGGLVFVGCYDTNVYALDATRGEFRWKYATEGGISSSPAVWQDMVYIGSEDGTLYALDMRRGGVRWTFRTGKAIRSSPRIDDRVIFVGSDDQHVYAIDGLRGTLIWKYRTWNPIRSSACINGSSVFIGGDDGNVYCLDSRTGSVKWKQRTQQPVRSSPAYSDGLVFVGSLDQNLYALDAEGGWPAWRFRTGHYINSSPFVVGTRVFVGGVDGVMYALDTKNGRLVWKYEVGSQITSSPRVEGGRLYFGAVDQAVYCLDAGSGQLIWKYPTEGAIVSTPMIVNGIVYIGSMDHHLYALKA
- a CDS encoding FGGY family carbohydrate kinase; protein product: MSKRYLLAIDQGGSGSRAVIYDPDGQVRGYGYRPVGRVYPQPGWVEQRPAAIARSVAEAIQEALGRAGVRGNELLACGITSQRDTVFAWHAISGRPIGNAITWQDLRTAPMVAALEQTPLGPQRRERLGQFPGAYAGAMHMAWRMQHDAAFRRAAERGVLRVSLAAGWIVQALGQPCEHALDHSLLQAMTVYDPRRRALWDEWIDALNLPRAALPVARPTIHHFGDLAVDGAMVPVLAMITDQQSALFGYDCRAPGQAVATHGTASFVNAVIGSSPPPQGICKTYLAWEIAGVATYALEADMTTTGAAANWLRELGLVRRVTDLDRHAARVSDSGGVVFVPALNGLGVPSEDRSARGAIFGLALGVDVGHIARAFYEAIGFQLVDILATMRAEAGISVEELRVGGGLAASDLACQIQADLSGVPLVRAADTETTARGVALLAGIGAGVWAQESLPPLIDEHVRRFVPRLSPAERSAHYERWQKALERVRGWVKV
- a CDS encoding DUF4058 family protein; this translates as MPGPFPGMDPYLERPDLWPDVHQRLITYIADTLQPQLRPRYHARIGERLYVIPPQRSVYQDVTVTQRQPVSIPTTSGGTAVLVADTPLVIIAPAEPIREPFIELIDLAQGGQVVTVIEILSPANKTAGEGHDVCQRKQAEVLASDTHLVEVDLLRQGMYTVAVPLPYLTPFRPWHYVVSVSRAGHRGRFEVYLRTIRQRLPRIAIPLRPPDPDVVLDLQAVFDRCYDHGAYADLIDYRANPDIALPADEVGWVDEYLRQQGLREGAV
- a CDS encoding AfsR/SARP family transcriptional regulator, yielding MKRLSISLLGSMQVRLDDQEVTAFRSVKNRALLAYLSVEAHHPHDRSVLAGMFWPDHPETAARLNLRQALFALRKLLNVDGTEYIQVDSGTVRFNARADVWIDVVALTDLLAVCERHPHADRADCPICVMHLAEAVACYRGDFLSEMFVGDSFAVEEWILLKREWLRHQVLDALDDLTTFYLRQAAYDQAYRYAWRQIELDPLNENAHRQVMLAQALAGHRSAALSQYEHCRQVLAQDLGVEPAIETVLLAESIRTGDLKPSGVTGEARENTDFSSPNRHNLPVVQTPLIGRQLELDHLRQWLLAPDERLIVLVGEGGVGKSRLALAAARMVVQHFRDGVWFVPLVGIGTDARVVETDTLRELLATTIAGSIGLTLHGKTDPCTQLLNYLSGREILIWLDNFEHLLPATELLWAIVQSAPRVTILVTSRERLHFQSERILQLTGLPVPAADALDSDTFDSVKLFVARACRVWPAFTLNEANLAAIVQICRLLEGLPLGIELAASWVEQFTPMEIAAAIATNVDMLATTFQDFPERHRSVRATFIYSWRLLSPGEQTTLAQLAVFQGTWSREAALRVTQASLADLVALVHKSLVQVVAPGRYTLHTLVRHLAAEQVAAMPTIERVARDRHCSYYSELLAAHETHLRGDHQSTALTTLDAERPNIQVAWEWAIQTARRDDLAQAARSLHLFYKYRNYFQEGKELFARALDSSHQWPDTSAWQNLRGRLLVCMGDFALHLGQYAEADRLLEQSLTLLHDVPDGTRETALDIAHAMAYLGLVKERQGDYTAAKIMYQASLDRYRLLNDRSGMTTALRSIASVAEGLAQYAEAEGLLHESLALSQEIGNRRESALTLNLLGIVTEMQQRYTEACHYYRQSLQLFSEIGERWGMHLPLGNLGDVAFTLGNYQDAKSYYCAALKLLLTSWAVPYMLIQIYRVAAVLAAEDRAEQAVELLQLPLHHPALDQAFRERAEALNASLTAMLPPDRLAAAKVRGRGRTLVQVVNAIADLMPSFAHQETY